The DNA sequence GACCGATCCTGCCAGGTCAACGGGTGGGGTTCCCGCCTCCGACGAGCAGAGGTCCGCTCCATCAGCCGTACGTCTGTGCCGAAGTGGTGCCGAAGTTCGACGCATTGTCAGTTCGCCGCACACGGACGCCCAGGTCACGGGGCTGGTGCCAACGGAGCGCCTACCGCCCTCCGGAGGCGGGAGCGCAGGTTCGAATCCTGCCGGGGGCACCCTTTCTGACCTGCACGACAAGGCCGCTGACCAGGGCAAGCCCAGTCAGCGGCCTTCATCGTCCGTCCGGCTGTCACCGGCCGATCGCGCGGCGAGCCGACACTTCCTCCGGCTGACGGAATCGGCCCGGTGGGCGGCAACCGCCTACCGTACGTACACCCATTGCTGGTTGCCGCCGCCCTCGCAGGGCCACAGCACTATCGGGGCCAGGTTGGCGGTGCCGTGGTTGATGACATCCACGCACTTGCCGGCGTGGCGGCTGACGATGAGCGGAGCAGTGTAGACGAACGCCTGCGCGCTGTTGCCGCTGCAATAGGCGAGCTGGACCGGGTTCAGGTTGGCGGTGCCCCCGCCAGCGGCGTCCATGCACAACCCGACCGTCCGGATGGTGCGGTCAGCGAGGATCGACCACTGCTGGGTACGGCTGTCGGCACAGTTCTCGATGACGAGCTGGACGCCGTCCGCCCCCCACCGGCCGCTCAGGCACCGCTTGGACGCGGGGTTGTAGAGCGAGCCGACGGCTGCCGGACGCGGCGCGTCGGCGGCGAGTTGGGCGGTGGGTTGGGCAGCGGGTTGGGCGGCGGGTTTCGCGGGCGCGGGTGTGTTGGCCGGCGTGGCCGACGGACGGTCGGCAGCCGGCCTCGCCGACGGGTCAACCGGAGACGGCTTCCGGCCCGCTGCCGGGGTCACCGACGGGGCCACCGGGGACGGCGTCCGGACGGCTGTCGGAGTCACCGACGGGGCCACCGGGGACGGCGCCTGGCCGGCGGACGGTGTCACCGACGGCGGCTGCGACCCCTGCGATGATCGGGCAGCAGCGGCGGGCTGCGGAGGCTGCGGCGCGTCGGTGGCCGGTCCCAGCGCGGCCAGCACCGGCGGTACGGCGCCACCCAGCACGGCGAGGCAGGCCAGCACCGCGAGGCTCGTCCACACGCGGCGGCCCGGGACCAGCCCGAGCCGCATCCGGGCCGGGCGGGCGGTGAAGACCTCCGAGAACGACCTCCCGGCCGCAGGCTCGTGGGACTGCATCGGACGACTCCTATCAATGACGAGGTACCTGTAGTGCGGGACATCGGTCGTGCGGCACCGGCTACGCCGGTACCGGGCACTGCGGCAGGTCGTCGGCGTTGAGGCCGACCAGGTCGGCGGCTGCGGGGTCAGCGAGTTCGGCGACCCGCTGCGCCTGCCGTTCGGTCATCTCCTGAAACGTCTGGCGCGCCAGCCGACCGTTGCCGAAACCCTCCCCGCGTGGCAGCTGCGCGAAGAAACGTTCCAACCCGTCCCGGGCCGCGCCGGTCAGCTGGTAACGGTGCAGTTCGGCCTGGTACTCGACAATCGACACCAGCTCGGACGCGTCGTAGTCGGCGAACCGCATGGTGCGGGTGAACCGCGAGGCCAGTCCGGGGTTCGCGGCCACGAACCGCGTCATCTCGTCCGGATAGCCGGCGGCGATCACCACCACCTCGTCC is a window from the Solwaraspora sp. WMMD792 genome containing:
- a CDS encoding ricin-type beta-trefoil lectin domain protein, whose amino-acid sequence is MQSHEPAAGRSFSEVFTARPARMRLGLVPGRRVWTSLAVLACLAVLGGAVPPVLAALGPATDAPQPPQPAAAARSSQGSQPPSVTPSAGQAPSPVAPSVTPTAVRTPSPVAPSVTPAAGRKPSPVDPSARPAADRPSATPANTPAPAKPAAQPAAQPTAQLAADAPRPAAVGSLYNPASKRCLSGRWGADGVQLVIENCADSRTQQWSILADRTIRTVGLCMDAAGGGTANLNPVQLAYCSGNSAQAFVYTAPLIVSRHAGKCVDVINHGTANLAPIVLWPCEGGGNQQWVYVR